Proteins from a single region of Macrotis lagotis isolate mMagLag1 chromosome 2, bilby.v1.9.chrom.fasta, whole genome shotgun sequence:
- the LOC141514338 gene encoding DNA-directed RNA polymerases I and III subunit RPAC2-like isoform X1, with amino-acid sequence MVEEGERKPVLEMVQAAGTDGNCVTFVLYDEDHTLGNSLRYMIMKNPEVEFCGYSITHPSESKINFRIQTKGGLPAVEPFRQGLSELMDVCQHVLNKFEASIKNYKEQKQVKME; translated from the coding sequence ATGGtggaagaaggggagaggaaaccTGTGTTGGAAATGGTCCAGGCAGCTGGAACAGATGGAAACTGTGTCACATTTGTGTTGTATGATGAAGACCATACACTAGGAAACTCTCTACGTTACATGATCATGAAGAACCCAGAAGTGGAGTTCTGTGGGTACAGTATCACTCACCCttcagaaagcaaaataaatttccgaATTCAGACTAAAGGGGGTCTTCCAGCTGTTGAACCCTTTCGACAAGGCCTCAGTGAGCTCATGGATGTCTGTCAacatgtgcttaataaatttgaAGCAAGTATAAAGAACTATAAAGAACAAAAGCAAGTTAAAATGGAATAG